From the endosymbiont of Bathymodiolus septemdierum str. Myojin knoll genome, one window contains:
- the sat gene encoding sulfate adenylyltransferase translates to MSKLVPPHGSDTINALALSGDALTAELSRAESLAKIECSSREEGDIVMLGIGGFNPLDGFMGEADWKGVCDNMTMTNGLFWPIPVTLSTNDEAVKAGDEIAITSSKTGEVLATMKVTEKYTIDKDHECETVFKTTEDAHPGVVMVQAQGKYNLAGPIKVLSDGGFPAKFGNLYMTPAETRKYFDDKGWKTVAAFQTRNPMHRSHEYLAKIAVEICDGVMIHSVLGGLKAGDIPADVRSEAISTLIENYFVDNTILQSGYPLDMRYAGPREALLHALFRQNYGCSHLIVGRDHAGVDDYYGPFDAHNIFDEIADDALITQPLKIDWTFWCHECGGMSSMKTCPHEAKDRVLLSGTKVRKMLSEGEDLPEEFSRPEVAKVLQAYYASIKDEDKVEIKLSGHSAK, encoded by the coding sequence ATGTCAAAATTAGTCCCACCACATGGTAGCGATACAATTAATGCGTTAGCATTATCAGGCGATGCTTTAACAGCGGAATTATCAAGAGCAGAATCATTGGCAAAAATCGAATGTTCTTCAAGAGAAGAAGGTGATATTGTTATGTTGGGTATTGGCGGTTTTAACCCATTAGACGGTTTTATGGGTGAAGCAGACTGGAAAGGCGTTTGTGATAACATGACAATGACTAATGGCTTGTTTTGGCCGATCCCTGTTACTTTATCGACTAACGATGAAGCTGTAAAAGCAGGCGATGAAATTGCAATCACATCCAGTAAAACGGGTGAGGTTTTAGCAACGATGAAGGTCACTGAAAAATATACAATCGACAAAGACCACGAATGTGAAACAGTTTTTAAGACTACTGAAGATGCACATCCAGGTGTTGTTATGGTTCAAGCGCAGGGTAAATATAATCTTGCAGGACCTATTAAAGTTTTATCTGATGGCGGCTTTCCTGCGAAGTTTGGTAACTTATATATGACACCCGCTGAAACGCGTAAATATTTTGACGATAAGGGTTGGAAGACAGTTGCTGCGTTTCAAACGCGAAACCCTATGCATCGTTCACACGAATACTTAGCAAAAATTGCGGTAGAAATTTGTGATGGCGTGATGATTCACTCGGTATTGGGTGGACTTAAAGCAGGTGATATTCCTGCCGATGTGCGTTCAGAAGCGATTTCAACTTTAATTGAAAATTATTTCGTTGACAACACAATCTTGCAATCGGGTTATCCGTTGGATATGCGTTATGCAGGTCCTCGTGAGGCATTGTTGCACGCATTATTTAGACAAAACTATGGCTGTTCGCATCTAATCGTTGGTCGTGACCACGCTGGTGTTGATGACTATTACGGTCCATTTGATGCGCATAACATCTTTGACGAAATCGCTGACGATGCACTCATAACACAGCCATTGAAAATTGACTGGACTTTCTGGTGTCATGAATGTGGCGGTATGTCTTCAATGAAGACTTGCCCGCACGAAGCCAAAGACCGCGTACTATTGTCAGGTACCAAAGTGCGTAAGATGCTTTCAGAAGGTGAGGATTTGCCAGAAGAGTTCTCACGCCCCGAAGTAGCTAAAGTTTTACAGGCTTATTATGCGAGCATTAAGGACGAAGACAAAGTAGAAATTAAGTTGAGTGGCCACTCAGCTAAGTAA